The DNA segment tgtccattgtatggatgtaccagtTTACCCATTTACTTGTTGAAGAATAACTTGTTTGCtacaagttttggcagttataaataaacctaatataaacatccatgtgcaggtttttgtataAACagaagttttcaactcatttgggtaaatctacaggattttaaaaatatccataataATGTACTCTTCATTGAatagtctttttgcctcttcctttcctcttcttttatttactATGTAGTTTCTTATTTAATTACATTGGTTGAGACCTTCACTTATGGTAGCGGAGATGTGATAGTGgaaaacctttatttttctttcaaatcttgAAGGGGTATTTCTAAAGTTTTTCATAGCACATGACATTGGCTATAGTTTTGATAGACAGGATTTTAGTAAGTTTTGCAGctatcatttattaaatttagttGTGTTCGTTACATTTCTAGTGTcctgagtgtttttatcatagaaataattgaaatttatcAAGCTTTTTCATGCATCTGTTGTTATACTCATGTAGATTTTTGTTGTCTACAAACCTGTGGCAGAGtcaagcaagaaataaataacattgatAGGATATTTTGATTACTCAAGCTACAACAGAATTGCACAGAAAGATGAAAGCACAGTAGATAttagaaaagatcagaaaaaaatgtagaatgaaTAAATCTTATGAGATAAATCAGAAGTTAGATTTGTCATTATCCAAGATCCATCTGATGTCCTCAAATGATCCTTGTCATTAGATATTTAAAGGGGATATTCATCTTGGCTATCCCTCTCAAAATATGACATTGTTTTTGGTTTAATATCCCAGCCAGATGGGCACATTAAAAGTATTTCACTTGGCCTTCTCTAGTATGATAGCTCATTTCTTACTGACCAAGGACATGATGAAGGAGCTTCTAGGTAGTTCATTCCCAATTTTATACCTAATTGCTGCTGAATGACTATTGGATGTGTCTGCAGTACCAAATGATACACTGTAAGTCAGGATTTAATGTGACTCCGCTTATTACCTGATCTCCCCATGCCCTCTCTGTCATGTGGGTCATGATGAGGCAATGAGGTCAAGAAACAGTGACAGTAACTGTGACATTTTACTGGGGAAGATCACAGTTTCTTGCTTCCCACTCTTGCCTTTTAACTGTAGAGTTTAAGCAGTATCCTTGTTGACTGATCCCTGATTTTGCCCCTAGACACACCATAGTATATtaaccatctccagaactctctgTGGGTAAAGGCTTCTTGGCTGCCCCTCTGACCTCACTGTTCGTTATGGAAATTTTAACTGTCTTGATTCTGGTGGTTCACTTCTATCATCTGTCCTCTATTGTTTAAGAACTCCTTTTTCCCTGCACTATTAATGATCCAGCTCTGTAATTATCTCTTCAGTCATCCCCAGTCTACAGAGGAGAGTCTCACCACTGGATTTGGTGATTGTGGTACTCCTCTAGCAGAACATTCCTGATGATCTTGGGGAATGGTATGTCTCCTCTATGCTCTCGCATGGAATGTAAGATTCTGGTGTGTTTTCTTACCTCACATGGCATGTCCACTCCACTTTCCTGAATGTCTTTATCCTTCTCCTGCCTTCTGCCAGGGCAACTCAGTCATTTCCACACTCATCATCTCGACCACTGCCTTATCTAAGCTTTTAAGATCCACATCCCTTGGGTCCTTGCCTAAGAATCCAATGTCCCTGAGGTAAGGGATTCTAACATAAAATCCAACTTTATGCTTCAGTCTCCTAAGCACTCTCAGAATCAAGTTCCACGGTTACTACTGCTAGTATGTGCTAGCTGatacatttaattttacatttattctgtttcttccctCTGGACATCACAAGTTAGTCTCTGTAGAAATTTGACTCTGGGAATTAGCCTGGAATCCAGGGACAGCATCCATGATGGTCTACTATAATATGGAAGACAGAAAGTGTATCTGTTGTACCccaaatacctttttttcttgaagttttaaaagtattcttttatttAGAGAAGTAGAGATATATTATTTGACATTACTTgcatgattttttctttatttgctttcttgTCTCATTCCATTTTTCTTAACTGCTTTACAAGCTTCTTTGTATATAATTACTATCACATGGGAATAAACCTAAGTTAGGATGCAGGAGTCCAAAcatcttggttcttttttattcccCTATGAGCAATAACCTTAGCAAGTCACCTAcctagtttttttccccctacagaaatgaaaaataaaactaatacttTAGTTTGTGAAATAAGTTTAGAATaggaaaaccaaacagaaaagtagaaaaaattctGTAAGTCGAAGCTTTCCATGACTATtagctgagaaataaaaataaaccatacagtgacagtttgatctcttctcttcctatatggatgccttttatttcttttgtttgtctaattgctgtggctaagacttccaaaatgatgttgaagagcagtggtgagagtgggcatccctgtcttgttccagatttgagtgagaaggctttcagtttttccccattgaggattatatttgctgtgggtttctcataaatggctttgattatattcaggaatgttccctctatacccactttggcgagggtcttgatcatgaatggatgttgaactttgtcaaatgctttttctgcgtctattgagatgatcatatgatttttgaccttttttttgttaatgtggtgtatgatgctgattgatttgcgtatgttgaaccatccttgtgaacctgggacgaacccaacctggtcatggtgtataatttttttgatatgttgttggattcggttggctaagattttgttgagaatttttgcatctatattcatcaatgatattgggcgatagttttcttttttggtggtatctctgtctggttttggaatgagggtgatggtggcctcatagaatgtctttggagtattccttcttcaaccttttgaaagagtttaaggaggatgggcaccaattcctctttatatgtttggtaaaattcacctgtgaagccatctggtcctggacttttatttgtagggagtgattttatgacctcttcaatttcatttctagtgatcggtctgttcagttggtctgtttctgcttgattcagttttggcaggctgtaagattctagaaaattgtccatttcttccagattgtcaaacttgttgccatacagttgttcatagtattctcttatggttttttgtatttctgctgtatccgttgtgatttctcctttttcatttataattttggttatttgggttctttctctcctctttttagtgagtctggccaggggtttgtcaattttgttcaccttttcaaagaaccagctcttggttttattaattttctctattgttttttgagtctctattttattgatttcttctttgatctttataatttccttccttctgctgactttaggacttttttgttcttctttttctaattcgtttaggtggagggttaagttgtcaatttgggatctttcttcttttttgagaaaggcctggattgctataaatttccctctgagcactgcttttgcagcatcccatagattttgagaggttgtgtcttcattatcatttgtttcaaggtagtttttaatttccttcttgatttcctcattgacccattggtttttgagtagcatgttgttgagtctccatggagtaggttttttctctttgcttttcccatggttgatttctaatttcatggcattgtggtcagagaagatacttgagataatttctacgctcctaaatttattgagattcgctttgtgtcccaatatgtggtcaattcttgagaatgttccatgagcatttgagaagaatgtgtattctgctttttttggatgtagtgtcctgaagatatcaatgaagtctaactttcctattgtttcctttaggatctctgttgctttattggttttctgtctagaggatctgtccattgatgtgaggggggtatttaggtctcctactatgattgtattctcatcaatatcttcctttatgtctgttaatatttgttgtgtgtatctgggtgctcctgtatttggggcatatatgttgacaatagtaacatcctctccttggatggatcccttaatcattaaatagtgtccttctttgtctttctttatgccttttgttttaaagtctattttgtctgatatgagtgactgtatgcagatgatatgatactatacctagaaaacccaaaggactcaaccccaaaactccttgaactgattaataaattcagcaaagtggcaggatataagattaacattcagaagtcagttgcatttctgtataccagcaatgaaacattagaaaaagaatacaacaaaatgataccttttaaaattgtacctcacaaaatcaagtacctcggaatacacctgaccaaagaggtataggacctatatgccgagaactataaaaccttaatcaaagagatcaaagaagatgtaaagaaatggaaagatattccatgttcctggattggaaaaatcaatattgtgaaaatggccatcctacccaaagcaatctacagattcaatgcaatccctatcaaattacccatgacatttttcacagaactagaacaaacaatccaaacatttatatggaaccacaaaagacccagaatcgccaaagcaatcctgagaaacaaaaaccaagcaggaggcataactctcccagacttcaagaaatactacaaagccacagtcatcaaaacagtgtggtactggtatcaaaacagacagacagaccaatggaacaggatagaggatccggaaataaaccctgacacctatggtcaattaatctttgacaagggaggcaggaatatcaaatgggaaaaggaaagtctattcagcaagcattgctgggaaacctggacagctgcatgcagagcaatgaaactagaacacaccctcacaccatgcacaaaaataaactccaaatggctgaaagacttaaatatacgacaggacaccatcaaactcctagaagaaaacataggcaaaacactctctgacatcaacatcatgaatattttctcaggtccgtctcccaaagcaatagaaattagagcaaaaataaacccatgggacctcatcaaactgaaaagcttttgcacagcaaaggaaaccaaaaagaaaacaaaaagacaacttacagaatgggagaaagtagtttcaaatgatgcaactgacaagggcttaatctctagaatatacaagcaacttatacaactcaacagcaaaaaagccaatcaatcaatggaaaaatgggcaaaagacctgaatagacatttctccaaggaagatatacagatggccaacaaatacatgaaaaaatgctccacatcgctgattataagagaaatgcaaatcaaaactaccatgagataccacctcacaccagtcagaatggccatcattaataaatccacagataacaagtgctggaggggctgtggagaaaagggaaccctcctgcactgctggtgggaatgtaaactggtacagccactatggagaacagtttggagataccttagaaatctatacatagaacttccatatgaccccgcaatcccactcttgggcatctatccggacaaagctctacctaaaagagacacatgcacccgcatgttcattgcagccctattcacaatagccaggacatggaaacaacccaaatgtccatcgacagatgattggatttggaagatgtggtatatatacacaatggaatactactcagccataaaaaaggatgacatcatgccatttgcagcaacatggatggaactagagaatctcatcctgagtgaaatgagccagaaagacaaagacaaataccatatgatatcacttataactggaatctaatatccagcacaaatgaacatctcctcagaaaagaaaatcatggacttggagaagagacttgtggctgcctgatgggagggggagggagtgggagggatcgggagcttgggcttatcagacacaacctagaatagatttataaggagatcctgctgaatagcattgagaactatgtctagatactcatgtcgcaacagaagaaagggtgggggaaaaaactgtaactgcaatgtatacatctaaggatgacctgacccccttgctgtacagtgggaaaataataaaaaaaaaataaaataaaccacaagtAGGATAGAAGGTattcctgagatttttttaaaaatctccctccACTTTTAATAACATTTCACAATAATCCTTGCCAGTTGGAACAtttgacttctttttaaatttttaattcttaaaaaaataaaaaaaatttatttccccaatacattttttttcctaccatacagcatggtgacccagttaaacatacatgtatacattcttttttctcacattataatgctccattgtaagcaactagacatagttcccagtgctacacagcaggatctcattgctaatccattccaaaagctacagtttggatctattaaccccaggctcccaatccatccctccccctcccccttggcaaccacaagtctagtctccaattccatgattttcttttctgtggaaagtttcatttgtgccctatattagatttagatataagtaatagcatatggtatttgtctttctccttctgacttccttcactcagtatgagagtctctagttccatccatgttgctgcaagtggcattattttgttctttttcatggcttaatagtatatataccacatcttcctaatccaatcatctgtcaatggacctttgggttgtttccatgtcttggctgttgtgaatgctatctgtagaaaaccctaagtactcaaccccaaaacaatttgaactgatcagcaaattcagcaaagcagtaGGTTATAatattagcattcagaaatcagtcacatttctgtatacttacaatgaaatattagaaaaggaatacaaaaatacaataccttttaaaatcgcaccccaaaacatcaaatacctgggaataaacctgaccaaggaggtaaaatacttatatactgagaactataaaatattagtcaaggaaattaaagaagatgtaaagaaatggaaagctattccatactcctgggttggaaaaattaatgttgtaaaaatggccatactacccaaagcaatctacagatgcaatgcaatccctgtcaaattatccatgacatttttcacagaactagaacaaacaatccaaaaatttatatagaaccacaaaagacccagaattgccaaagtaatcctgaggaacaaatccaagcaggaggcatctctctcccagacttcaggcaatattacagagccacagtgatcaagacagtgtgggtactggtaccaaaagagacatacagaccaatggaacacaatagaggacccaaaaataaacacagacacctatggtcaattaatctttgacaaaggaggcaagaacataaaatggggaaaagacagtcttttcagcaagtattgctgggaaacctggacagccacatgcaaatcaataaaactagaacacaccctcccaccacacatgaaaataaacccaaaatggcttgaagacttaaatataagacaagacaccatcaaactcctggaagagaacataggcaaaacattccctgacatcaactgtaaaaatgttttcttaggtcattaccccaaggaaacagaaataaagacaaaaattaaaccgaagggacctaatcaaactgacaagctatagcacagcaaaggaaaccaaaaagaaaacaaaaagacaacttacagaatgggggaaaatagtgtcaaatgatgcaactgacaagggcttaatctctaaaatatacaaacaacttatacaacttgacagcaaaaaagccaacaacccaatagaaaaatgggcaaaagacctgaatagacatttgtccaaagaagatatacagatggccaataagaacatgaaacaatgctaaacatcactaattaacagagaaatgcaaataaaaatcacaccagtcagagtggccatcattaacaagtccacaaataacaaatgctggagagggtgtggagaaaagggaaccctcctgcactgttggtgggaatgtaagctggtacaaccactagggagaacagtatggaggtaccttagaaaactctacataaaactaccatatgacccagcaatcccactcttgggcgtatatccagacaaaactttccttgaaaaagatacatcacctctatgttcactgcagcactattcacaatagccaagacatggacttCTAAAACACATCTGTAAATAATGGTTCTTGAACTCTTTAGATGAGCCACTGGTTATTTTATGTCAGTCAAGTTATGGTAAcagtgtcatttttttaattactttttttaccTCCATGCTTGGACCACAAGAAATCATGAAGTACATGTTAAAATTCCTCTTAAAGCATGtaagttaacatttatttttcttattgttatgaTAGTCCTAAGtgaaaatccttaaaaatatattaaaattagtaACTTGAaaggataatatatataaagagacTTAAAAATAATACACTTCATGGGGAATATAGGCATATTTCCATATGTAAATTTAGAGACGAACACATTAGAATATGTAACAAATCAATTTTATCACCTGATATCTCAAAAACAAATTCAGCAGTGGAGTTCCATGGCTGATGTTCCATTTGTTCAGTTTTCTATTACATAAGAATGCATTGTTCAATACAACTTGACTAAgacccatttattttttctttatctagttCCCTCTGTTATACATATGGTAAATGATTTGAGAACCAATATAATTTCCTATctcaaccttcttttttttttgtcttttgtctttttagggccacacccgtggcatacggcggttcccagactaggggtctaattggagctgtacctgccagcctatgccacagccatagcaatgttaGATCCGAGCTGTGcttgtgaccgacaccacaggtcatggcaatgctggatccttaacccactgagtgaagccagagattgaacccgcatcctcatgggtcttaggttggttaaccactgagccatgacaggaactccaacatctaaAGTTTCTTAATGCCGTTTTTTGGTGCCTCAGAAGACTTCTCTAGATTTGTTCAAGTCAGAATCTTCTTTTTACCAGCTTACTCAAGGCTCCCTTTACTTGCTTGTTCCTCAAAGTATAGATGAGTGGATTTAATACAGGAGTGACCACACTGTACATAATGGCAATGATCCTGTCCTGGTCCATGGAGCCACCTGAGGTAGTACAGATATATGTGAAAACAAcaggagcaaagaaaagaaaaactaccatGAAGTGGGAGGCACAAATGGACAGTGCTTTATGAAGCATGCTACAAGAATGGGTCTTGAAGGAAAGATGGGTGATAATGTAGCCATAGGAGAGAAGTGTTAGAAAGAATGGGCCCATCGCCATAGTCCCTGTAACAGTGTTGAGCAGCCACTGGTTAAGCTCAATGTTCCCACAGGCCAGCTTGAGCAAAGGCTTAATATCACAGAAGAAGTGATGGATATGGTTGGAACCACAGAAGTGTAAGCGAGAGGTCATTATGGAGTGCATCAGGGCATGGAAAAAACCAGTGATCCAGACAGTGACAGCCATTTGAGTACAGACCTGAGGATTCATGATAAGAGTGTAACGAAGTGGTTTGCAGATAGCCACAAAGCGGTCAAAAGCCATCACGGCCAACAACAGGGCCTCTGTGCTGCCCAGGAAGTGGAAGAAGTGAAGCTGGCTTATGCATCCCCAGAAAGAAATTGCTTTGTGTGAGGAGAGGAAGTTCCCCAGCATCTTTGGCAGCGTCACTGTGGAGTAGCAGATATCTAGACAGGACAGGTTtcccaggaagaaatacataggagAATGGAGTCTTGGCTCAGAGATGACAACCATCAGGATGGCTCCATTCCCAGCCACGATGACCAAGTAAATTGCGAGGAAAAGCACGAAGAGCAAAGGCTGCAGTTCTTGGATGTCTGTCACTCCGAGGAGAAGAAATTCAGTGACTGATGTTTGATTGGGCATCActtaaaagcaaagacagaagaGTATATGGAATACCATCTCTACTGGAAATTAGAGTCCTCCAGCTGAGGATTTTTCCATCCTGGACAACATTTTGAGGGAGAGAATTCTGGTTATAAATAGTCCCAGCACAAAGGTTTTACAGGATGTGGACCGTTAGCTTATAAAATGCAAAGGTTAGATATTGGTTATGAACTGTTACTCACCTCCCTGTTTTTCTTCATTAGATTTAtcatagtatttttgtttctcccaGGGATTCAGAGCCTGTTGCCATCCTACCATCTGATGTGACTGCGAACTTGTACTTTCTGATACAAGTTGCCTTTTCTTATCCTAAGTCAGCTGTAACAGAAGGTAAATTTTAAACTACTCCACTACACCGCTATCTCTTGACCTAGTAGGAATCCATCTGAAGGGTTTTTACTTAAGAAGAGACAAgttcagaaaaataaagctgtAAGAAAATTCGAATAGATACGCAGACATTAGTGTGCTTCCTATACAAAGGGAATGATTCAAAATTTGGGAAATCtctgaaaggagaagaaaaatatttaatgtgactagaataaaaatatgaattaggGAACATTACTAGGGATCCCATGGGAGTCTAGGCTATATAGATAACTAGAGAAAAATTTGAGAAACTAGTTAAATTTTAATCCACTTCTATAAAAGTCTGGCTTCAAGGAATTCAGAGTAGCTTTCTTTGATGGCcacttatattttgtatattttaaaaaatttattactcCTGTTTAACATATAAATGCTTAAGATACATATTTTGTTCTCTGACCCACAAAACAATATTGTATCAAAAATCACTTGGGGAAAAATTTCCTACCCTTTAAAGAAAATAGCAATCACATTTCCTGTACTAAATCATTTACTTCACTGAAGTGTGAACATTGTGAGATTACATATTTGGAGAATATATagagaaatggcaataaaaatgtaGGCAGTAAAGCATTTTCCTAATCCATAAACACAATGAGGAGTCCATCCTAAGATAGAAAAGCAGCTCTAAATGCTGGGCATTTAGCTTCAATACTAGGAAGATGACAGAGAATAGGAGTAACTTCTCAGCTTGTCTCCTGTTTTCATTCTCATACCTGATTTGAGTGTTCAAATTCACAGCTATGAAATCTTTTCAGGTTTATACTCgtgaaaaataaagggaaaaatatttgtaaagtaaatagtagaaaaatatttgaggtgATAGCTTGTATTGGGTTTGCAGCATAAGCTCATCATCTTACCAAGctatttctttctcaaattctgCCTGTCTTTTGTAGTCCACAGATCTCTAGACATGGAAAGCCTGAGAGAGCTTGTCCCCTGGGTTTGAGAGGATTATTGTAAGAATAAACAAgatcccttcctatatctgctgtATTAAGAGAATATTCCTtggggaactcctatcttgaGTTCCATTTTGCTTTCATTGTTCCTATGTTTTTTCCCtaacatatttctttcttaatttcagACCATAGACAGTACAATTCTCACCAGCCTCATGTTTTCTTAGTTAAAATACCTTTCATTTCCTGCCATTGGATTGAAaggatgcacttttttttttttttttttttttttttgtctttttagggccgcacccgtggcatatggatgttcccaggctaggggtctaattggagctgttgccgctggcctaagccacagccacagcaatgccagatccaagccacatctgcaaactacaccacagctcacggcaatgccgcatccttaacccactgagcgaggccagtgatggaacccacaacctcatggttcctagttggattcatttctgctgcaccacaatgggaactctggatacgttttgctttttaaatttttattaagatttttattttttctattatacttgatttacaatgttctatcaatttctggtcagagaagttacttgaaataatttctgtactcttaaatttgttgaggttagttttgtgccccttatgtgattgatccttgaaaatgttccatgtgcacctgagaagaatgtatatcctgatttttttggatatggtgtcctgaaaatgtcagtgaaGTCTAGCTTTTCTATTGTGTCTATTGTGTggaagtggcagcagcagtgtgTGTTCCCGCGGGAGTGGGAGCAGCaacaggtggtgcttggttgcagtgccctctttttttccgAATTTTGAGGTGACTGGGTCctcaggtggagcctgttcacagacccctagttgTGGTGGACCACACCCCCCCCCCCTGGTTTCTGAGATGAATGCTGTGGTtttttcccctccaccccccagtaGATCACAGAAGAGACACCACATGGCACTTAACACCCCCACCctactgcccttagcccacacaagaggtgcccggCCACCCATAGCCCGCACAAAAGACACCTGGTCTcctgtagcccaagcaagtggtGCCTCACCAACTGTAGCCTGCGCTAgaggcaccctgccctctgagactCTGTATGTGctcagggaaagatattcctatggtggtctgcccctccttcTCTCGCCCTCCCAACAATGGCAGCTTGCTTCTCctatgggcccagacctcctccgaGGTTTCCTCAGCTATGGCGTTCTGCTCCCTGGCCCATAGTGCAATGCTCCCTAggccctcaggctgtctccacacagccaaccctagtcctctcctaGGAATTGAACTCAGGAGTGTGaatctcagcgcccagcccctgctcaagcatctcagtctgtggtgtctggTGGCAGTGGTGCAGATTGTCTGTGTGGCTCACATCTACTTTGTCCTCGGTCTagttgctgtgcttttctcggcaactttgaggtccctccatcctGGCAAATCTCCCCGTCAA comes from the Sus scrofa isolate TJ Tabasco breed Duroc unplaced genomic scaffold, Sscrofa11.1 Contig127, whole genome shotgun sequence genome and includes:
- the LOC110258123 gene encoding olfactory receptor 12D2-like; the encoded protein is MPNQTSVTEFLLLGVTDIQELQPLLFVLFLAIYLVIVAGNGAILMVVISEPRLHSPMYFFLGNLSCLDICYSTVTLPKMLGNFLSSHKAISFWGCISQLHFFHFLGSTEALLLAVMAFDRFVAICKPLRYTLIMNPQVCTQMAVTVWITGFFHALMHSIMTSRLHFCGSNHIHHFFCDIKPLLKLACGNIELNQWLLNTVTGTMAMGPFFLTLLSYGYIITHLSFKTHSCSMLHKALSICASHFMVVFLFFAPVVFTYICTTSGGSMDQDRIIAIMYSVVTPVLNPLIYTLRNKQVKGALSKLVKRRF